The nucleotide window GTCTCAAGCGTGCCGCCGTTGAGATTGACCACCCCCCATTGCGGATTGGCCGCGTTGTTGCCGCCGGTCTTGAGATTGCTGACATTGAAATAGGATGTACCGCCGAGAGTGATGGTGCCGCCCGCGGTGGCGGGGATGGTGGCGCTGCCGTTGTTCCACTGCGCCATCGCCAGCGTGGCGGAAGGCGCGCTGAAGGAGGCGCTGTCCGAGAGCGTGATGGCATTGCCACGGGTGCCGTCATTGCCCATCAGGATGGTGGCCACGCTGTTCGCGGTGACGCTGGCGGTGTTCGAAAGCACGAGGCTGCCGGAGCCCGCGGAGTTCGTGCCGCCCAGGGTGATCTGGGAGGACGAGTTGTAGTTGAGCGAGGCGGCATTCGAAAACGTGACGGCCTGGGCCACACCGTTGTTGCCCACCACCCATGCGCCGCCGGTGTAGGTCACGGTGCCACCGGTGGCGGTGAACTTGATCGCCGTGCCATCACCCATCGTCCATGCGGTGGCGATGTTGAGCGCGCCGCCGGAAATGCGGTACTCCGGGCTTTTCGAGGCACCGTAGGCGGCGTGGCCGATCGCCAGCGTGCCGGTGTTGAGCGTGCCGCCGCTCTGCACGATGATCGCGCGGTTGTTCGCGATGTTCGACGCGCCGAGATCCACGGTGGTCACGGTGATGGTGTCACCCGCACCGATGGTCACGGTGCTGGCACCGGTGGTGGTGCCGCCGTTGTCGATCTTCGCGATGTCACCGGATCCGGGAGCCACTCCCCCCACCCAGTTCGAGCCGGTGGTGAAGGCTCCGACGAGGCCGGTGGTGCCGGAGTTCCACGCGATCGTCGCCGCCATGGCGGACGGGGTGGCGAGGAACACGAGGATTGCGAGAGGTTTCGACAGGGGGATCGCGGACCGCTGCAGCGGACCGGCCGGGGAGGAATGGGTCTTCATGGTATCGATGCAATTAGGCGATGCGGCGGACTCTCCCGGATGGTCGGCGGGGAGAAGTCCGACGAAGACAGGGGTCCGATGAAGGCCCTGCATCGGGTAGTGGCGGAGCCATGAGAGATCTGACGAAAAAAATTTCTCCTCCCCGCGGAAGTCGTTCCGCGCCTGATGAAACGGTTGAAACATCCCGTCGCCTCCGCTCGTCTGGAATGACCCGCCTTCATGGCATGCCATTTCCAGCATTGCCATTCCGATGGGGATGACGTCTCTTAGGAGAACCACGTTTCATGCTCCGTGCCACCACCAACGAGGAGAACGGCCTGCCGCTGGGCGAGTGGCCGATGCTCTCCACGTACGCGGAAATCCGGGAGACGGGTGGTGACCGCATCCCCCTGCTGGAGCGCCTGCCGGGCCTGACACGACGGCTGCTCCCGGAAACAGGCGGCCAGCTTTCCGAGCAGGACGCTCGCGCTTTCACTGACCAGTGGATGCGCTGCCAGCTCTCCGTGCGGGCCTACTTCACCAGCTATCTCAGCGACCGCTCCGCCATCGACGACTGCATCCAGGAGGTGGCGATCGTGGCGTGGAAGAAGGGGCCGCGTGACGAAGGCGCGGATGCCTTCCTCGCCTACTGCCTGGCTTGCGCACGCCGCATTGCCAAGGGCGAGGTGCGGAAGAAGTACCGCCATCCGCAGGTCAGCCTGTCTCCGGACGTGTTGTCCTCGCTCGCGGAAACCGTCGCCCATATGGAGCAGGAGGAAACGATGGAGCCCGCCGCACGCATCTCCGCTCTCCAAAGCTGTCTCGATTCCCTCAAGTCCGCGCCACGGCGGCTGCTGGAACTCCGCTACACCTCCCGCGAACCGGCCGCGCTCCAGCGCGAGGCCGAGGCCACCGGGACCTCCCGCGACGCCCTCTACAAGAAACTGGAACGGCTCCGCGCCCTGCTGCGCGACTGTGTGCTCAGGAAATCCGCCCTCTCGGAATGACCCGGATGCCTTCCGAAGACGATCCGCCGGACGCGGAGCTGGAGCGGCTCGTTTCACGCTTCCTCGATCGCTCGCTCACGGAGGAGGAGCGCGACCGCCTGGAACACCGGCTGCGCACCGAGCCCGCCGCCGAACGCTACTGCGCGCGTGCCATCCGCTTCGACGCCACGCTCCAGGAAGCCATCGACCCCGGCGGGCTGGAATGGGAGGAAACGCGGCGTGTGACCTTCAATCCACGCGCCGGAGCGCCGATGTGGTCGGTACAGCGCCAGCAGACAGTCCGCTACGGCGGCAGCGGGACCGGCCTGCCAGGGCCGGAACGGCAGCGCAGGCGCTGGCCGTGGATCGCGGGGGGCCTCCTGCTGCTCGCCGCGGCCGTCACCGGAGGAGTTATCTACTATCAAAGCCGTACCAGCGTGTACGCGCTGCGCAACGGCGACTTCGAGGCGACGGATCTCACGCAGAGCCCCACCGGCGTGAGCCTGGCCGTGCTCCACTGGCAGGACTATTTCAACACCCCCGGCACCGGCGTCTCCGAAGTCGGCCGCCAGACGAAGGGCCGCATCTACGCGAAGTCCGGACGGAACGTCGTCCGTATCCAGGACCGCGCCTTCCTCAACCAGCTCATCCTCGACCAGTACGGCAAGACGCTCAAGGCCGTGCCGGGACTGCGCGTGACGGTGTCGGGCTGGTCCTACACGCCCGACGCGAATCCGCACGCGCTGCGCGGCAGCCTGCGTTTCGTGGCCAGCGCCTACCCGGTGATGATCCAGTACGAGGCCGCGGACGGCACCGCCAACCTGCCCAATGGCGGTTGGTCGGCCTTCAAGATCGAGCTCACCGTGCCGGAAAACCTCCACCGCGAGGCCAGCGACCGCTCCGACAAAAAAGCGCCCGCCCCGCCCGCGATCGACCTCACCGGCAAGGATCTCACGCTCTCCCTGGACAACCGCTCCGCGAGCTACCTCTATCTGGACGACCTGAAAATCGAGGTCCGCCAGCCGGAGAAGCGGTGAAGAGCGGCAGATATATTACTATAAATTCCGTAATAAATCACCACGGCAGCCGCACCGGCTCGATCTTCCGGTCTTCCTCGGTTTCACGGACGCCGAGCGTGCGGCGGGCCATGTCGAAAACGAACGGCTGGCCGTCGATGGGATCACGGGTGACGCCACCGGCCGGTCCGCCTTGCGTGACGATGCCGCCCTTCTCCAGGATCATCAGGTCCAGCGCGGCCTGATGCTGGCTGAGCACGGACATGGCACGCATGTAGCCCTTGTTCCATGCCTTGCTGCCGATCATGAGGGATTGGAGAATCTCGCGGCTCGCTCTCGATAATCCGGAGAAATCCGGTTCCTCCACCAGCACGGGATTGGCGGCCCACTCCGTACAGGTCACGGTCTTCAAACTGGCGACCGCCTTGTCGAAACAAGAGGCGTAGGCCTGTGCCAGTTCCACCGCATCGGAAGGGCGTTCCGGTTTGCTTTCATCCAGAATCATCGGCAGCAGGATGCAGCGCAGCACCGTCTGGCTTTCTCCGCGCATCACATCCGCGAAATCTCCGGGAGAGTAGCGGTAGCGCGCGAGCACCGCCTTCCAACGGGGCAGATCAGCATCCCGCCCCAAGGCTGGCAGGAGATGCTGGAAGGCATAGCGTTCGATCTCCAGATCCAGCAGGATGCGCACGGTCTCCCCCAGCAGGTTCGGAGTCTCCACGTCATGGAAATGGTTCGCCAGGTTTCCGGCGAGTTGCACGTAGCGGAGGGTCGTTTCCTCATCTCCGTTCTCGGCAGCGAGGCGCGCTTTCATCAACAGGATCGTGGAGGAACATCTCGCGGCGCGTGCCGAGATGAAGCCGCTGAAATCATGCGGCATGCCTGCGGACGAACGCTGCTTGAGGGCGGCGATCCGTTCCACGCGCTCCACCAGAGCAGCATTTGCAGAGAATTGGCGGTGTGCCTCCACGGCATTCCATGGTCCGGGCTCCATCAGATACGCGCGGAACTCCGTGCTGCCCGGAAAACCGGGGCCGGGGCAGTCTCCTCCACCAAGGAAGTGCATCTGGAGATAGCCGTTTTCCTCATCCGGCACGGGATGGAACTCCACGCTCAACGCCGGAAACTCCGTCTCCAGCCTCTGCATCGTCTGCTCCACCGGTTCCCGCAGCCGCTTCCGGGCCTCCGCCGTAGGAAAGCCTTGGAGAAAATCCGCCTTCAGAGCGGCGAAAAACTGGCCTCGGGCCACCACGTGAACACCCGCGTTGTTCGCCTTGTTCCAACTCCATCCCATCGCGCCACCCGCCCCCAACAGGAGGATCATGCAGGCTGCAAATGATTTGGATGGCCGGTATTTCACGCGGACCGGACTATCAGAACAGCGGGAAAATACAAGCACCGAGGTGTTAGAGAGGGTACGTAATCCCGTTATATACAGCAGCTTGAAAATCCCGGCACGCTCCAACAAGCGGCTGCGGATCAGAGCGAATCTTCCCCGCCCGAAACCCCACGACTCCGGCTGCAAGACGCAAGCCGCCCCGTTCCATCCGGGCAGACGAAACGGGGCGGTGGAGATTGCAGCTCGGTCAACCAGACATTATGGCACCGTGACGCGGAGGCGGGCGAAGCGCTTCCCGCTGCCGGTGGGCACCACGTATTCGATCGAGGTGCCCAGATCCGTCACGCCGGTGCTGGTCGTGGTCCAGATCGAGAGGTCGGTGGAGGTTTCCACCACCCAGGTCGCGTTCGCGGAGGGATCCTTCGGCCAGGTGACCTTGCCGCTGACAATCTGCGGATTGGCGGTGAAAGAGGAACCGGTCTGGCCCATCAGATATTCCACGCCGTTGCGCACGCCATCACCATCAAAGTCGAGGTTCGCCGCCTGTCCGCCGGCATTGACAGCAGCCCAGCCGGTGTAGCCGCCCTGGGAGGTGACATTGAGGATGCCATTGCCGGTGATCGAAGCGATCTTGAAGGTGGCGCTGGAGGTCAGGGAACCATAGGTACCCACCGGCTGCGCGACGCCATTGATGTAAAGCGAGCGCACGCTATCAGTCAGCGCGTGGTTCAGGTTCAGCACCGCACCGGTGGCGAGGCGGACATCCGCACCATCCGCCAGGGTGGCGGTGCTGATGGAGAGCGTGCCGGTGGTGACGGAGGTGTCCCCGGTGTAGCTCAGCGCGCCGCTGAGGGTGGTGGTGCCGGTGCCGGACTGGGTCACTCCGCCGCTGCCGCTGATGGCATTCGGGAAGGTGAAGGTGGCGGTGCGGGCGAGGGTGAGGTTGGCATTGTTCACCACCGCACCCGCGCCGAGCGCGCCCGCAGAGCCACCGACCTGGAGGATGCCACCGCTGATGGTGGTGCCGCCGGAGTAGGTATTGGCCGCGGTGACGGTGAAGGTGCCCGCGCCGGACTTCACCAGCGAGATGGCGCTGGTGCCGTTGACCACGGTGCCGTCATAGGTGTTGGAACCGGTGTTGCTCACCGTGAGGACGGACGCGGAAGCTCCGTTGTTGGTCACGGTGGCGGCATTGGCGCTCTTCTGCAGACCTGCGAGCGTCTGATTGAAGCCGTTCAGGTCGAGCGTGCCCGCGGCGGAAATCCCGATGCTGGGCGTGGCGTTGGTGGCCATGCCATTGGTCGCGCCGATCTTGGTGAGGCCGGTGATCTGGTAGCTGGTGTAGCTGCCGCCGCCGGAGAGGACAACATTGCCCACACGCTGCACGATCGCAGCGGAGGCCGAGGTGATCGATCCGGTGATGGTCAGCGTGGAAGTGGCGTCCGTGAACAGGTGGCCGCCGCCGCTCACGCCGGAGGTCACCGTGATGGGACCACTGAGGGTGGCGGTGGCGCTGGTGGCGGCGAGCTCGATGACGCCGCGACCAGTGGCACCGACGTTCGTGCCGAGCGTGATGGCGTTCGCCAGGTTCAGTCCGTTCGCCACCACGAGGCGGCCGGTGGTGGCCGCACCGGTCACGGTGACCGGGCCGGTGCCAAGGGCCGAACCGTTGTTGACGTTGATGATCGAGTTCGTGACCGTGGTGCCGCCGGTATAGGTGTTCGCGGCGGAGACGGTGAAGGTGCCGCCGGTGGTGGCGGAGGAGAAGGTGCCGCCGTATTCCAACACGCGCGCGCCGCCGGTCTCACCGATCACCCCGCTGAGGGTGCCACT belongs to Luteolibacter ambystomatis and includes:
- a CDS encoding sigma-70 family RNA polymerase sigma factor — translated: MLRATTNEENGLPLGEWPMLSTYAEIRETGGDRIPLLERLPGLTRRLLPETGGQLSEQDARAFTDQWMRCQLSVRAYFTSYLSDRSAIDDCIQEVAIVAWKKGPRDEGADAFLAYCLACARRIAKGEVRKKYRHPQVSLSPDVLSSLAETVAHMEQEETMEPAARISALQSCLDSLKSAPRRLLELRYTSREPAALQREAEATGTSRDALYKKLERLRALLRDCVLRKSALSE